The region TTAAGGTCCATTTTGTCCACCCCAAAGACATCCAGCGGGCCTTGCAGGTTGTACTTGAGAAACGCATCGTCACGGATCGAGTCACCGGCCTCGCGGATCAGTTCGATGGCCTTGTCCACGTCTGTGTCGTAAGTGAATTGCACCGAGAAGAAGGCGTAGGCGAACTGCCGCGATTGATTGGTCACGGCTTTGATCTGCCCGAACGGCACCGAATGCACAAACCCCTTGCCGTCGCGCAGTCGCAAAGTCCGGATGGTCAAGCCTTCGACGGTCCCGGCATGGCCGGAATCGAGCACCACCCAATCACCAATCGACAGGGTGTCTTCGATGATGATGAACAGCCCGGTAATCACGTCCTGCACCAGTTGCTGCGAACCGAAACCGATGGCCAGGCCGACCACCCCGGCACCGGCCAGCAGCGGCGCGACGTTGATCCCCAAGTTGGCCATCGTGGTAATCGCGCAGATCACCACCAGGATGATTTTGACGGCGTTGCGCAGCAACGGCAGGATGGTTTTCACCCGTGTACTCGGTTGGCGCGCCGAACGCTTGTTGAGCGGCGGTTTCAGCGCTTCCTGAATCGCGGTGTCGAGCACGACCCAGAACAACCAGGTCACCAACAAGATCAACCCGATACGGCTCAGCGAATCACTGATCGCCCGCCCGACTGAGTTTTGTTCGGCGAACTCAAACAGTGAAATGCCCCAGATCCGCCCGAGTATTTCAATGAACGCCACGGCCATGACGATTCGCAGCAATGCGTGCAGCAAACTCAGGAAGCGTTCCTTGTAAGCACTGCTACGCTGGATCGCTTCGGCTTTTCGGGACTTGAACACGTGCTGGAAAATCGTGCTGAGAAACACCGTCGCGATCAACAGCACCGTGGTCAACAGCGCACAACGCAACGCCTTCTGGTTGTCCTCGCCGACACCGATCAGGTTGATCGCCGAGACCAGCACCATCAACAGAATCGGCCAATACCACAGACCGGAAAATATGCGCAGTGACTCTTGCAACGAAGGCTGTTTGAGGCGCGGGGCCAAGGGACGATTACGGATCAGGTGCGCCACCGGACGACGCAAGCGGATCACCACGTAACCGAAGATGATCGAGGCCAACAGACCGGTGAATACCGCGACGCTGCTGGTGATGTTGCCGCCCAGTTGCCGAGCGATCTGAGGGCTGGTCAATGCATCACTCAGCGCGGCGAGGAAACCGATCAGGAACAGCGGCCTGGGCCCGTAATCACGGATGATCCGCACCGCCGCGCGCTTGTGTCCGGTGTTGAACATGACAATCACGCACAGCAACATCGAGGTCGAGAAAATGCCGCTGCTGGTCGCGTAGGCAAAGCACAACGCCAACGCACGCCCCACCGAAGCTTGCAAGAAATGGCTGGCATAAAGGGTCAGCGGCAGGCAAATCAGGGCGGGCAGCGTGTAAGGCAGCACGTAGCCAATCAGGTCCTGACTGCGTTGCCGGGTGCGCAGCCAGCGCCCCTGAATCAAACGCTTACCGAAGAGACCACCCAGTACCGTCAACACAACAAACGTGCCCAGCCAGACGCCGGACAGCAGCAGAAAATCGCCCGCCACGCTCCAGGTAGAGCGCGACGATGGCTGATTAACCAGTTTGTCGACTTCATCTGCCGCACGGTCGGCCCGCAGGCGCCAGGCGTCTACCAGGTTTTCATTGAGGTCGAGTTTGTCTTGCACGTCGTCAATGCTGGTACTGATGGCCCCGAGCAGACCGCCCTGAACCAGCGGTTCAGGCTTGGCCGGTGCCTGGGCAGTGGCTGAGGCGGGAACACCCGGCAGCGTGGCAGCTTGCAGTCCGGCACTGCTCAGAACCAGCAGCATGCCCATTAGTCTCGCGATCTTGAACTTGAACAACACGCCGAGCTCCTTCAGAAGGGTCTGTAAGGAACTGATTGATAAATGACGGGCAAGTTCGGTTTAGCGCGAGATAACGCGTGCAAACATTCGCTGCGCGAGCACGTTTGCGCCTCTATTGGTTCGGCGCTGAACGCGCGTTAGCGCGCCACACTTGCAGGCGCTGTCACGCCAAACCTTGTCCGGTAATCATTGGGCGACAGACCGGTAATTTTCTTGAACATGGCGCGAAACGCACTGGGGTCCTGGTAGCCAACGGTCCAGGCAATGTGATCAATGGTGCCATTGGTGAACTCAAGCATTTCCCGCGCCTTGCCAACCCTCAGGTGCTGGCAATACTCGGTAGGCTTGAGCCCGGTCGCGGCCCGGAATCGGCGCAGGAAGGTACGTTCCTCCAGCCCGGCCTGCTGCGCCATAACAGCCAATGAAACCTCTGTCGCCCCGGTGCTTTGCAGCCAATGCTGGGTTTTGAGAATCGAGGCGTCGCCATGGCTCAGGATCGGCGAAAAATGGCTACCGCACTGGCTCGCACTGTCGCTGTGTTCCACCACCAAAAAACGCGCGGTGAGCGTAGCGAGGCTTGGCCCCAATAGACGGTTGACCATGCGCAAGCCCAGCTCGGACCACGCCATCAGCCCAGCGGTGGTAATCAGGTCACCATCGTCGACGATGGGCGTATCGGCCTTGAGTTTAATGGCCGGATAACGCTCGGCAAAGGCCTTCGCCGAGGACCAATGAGTGGTGGCGCTGCGGCCATCGAGCAGGCCACTTTCGGCGAGCAGAATAGAACCCACACAGACCCCGCCGAGGATCGCACCTTGAGCGTGCTGCTGACGAAGCCAGCGAATCAACCCCTGTGGTGCCTGGCCCTCGGAAAAACCGGCAATCGACGGCGGGATCATGACCGCCACCAAGACGCTGTCCGACCCCGGATGACTGTCATACACCCGCTCAGGTGCCTGATCGCCATCAACCCGCCAATGGCTGACCCGCAGCAACGGCAATTGTGCCGTTTGATGCTCGGTGGCGATGCGGTTGGCAACGGCGAACAAATCCGTCAGCCCATGCACCGCAGCCATCTGCGCGCCGGGATAGATCAACACTCCCAACTCAGCGACGGCCCTTTGTGCGTCCATTGTCAGTTTTCCCCCTTCTATTGTCGGTGCAGCCAATCCTCGGACAGCCCGCCGAACCCGATACTGGAGGCCACTTCCATCTGCACGTAGAGGAAACACCCATGGCCAAGCAAGCGCTCATCGTAGTCGATATCCAGAATGACTACTTCCCCCACGGCAAGTGGCCCTTGGTCGGCGCCGATGCCGCCGCAGACAACGCAGAACGGATCATCCAGGCGTTTCGCCAAGCGGGTGATGCGGTGCTGCACATCCGTCATGAGTTCACCTCCGCCGACGCGCCGTTTTTCACCCCGGGCTCAGAAGGCGCGAAACTGCACCGCAAAGTCCTCAACCAAGCCGACGAGCCCGTGGTGCTCAAACACTTCGTCAACGCGTTTCGCGAAACCGAATTGAAGGCAATGCTCGACCAGCAACACATTGAGCACCTGGTGATTGTCGGCAGCATGAGCCATATGTGTATCGATGGCATCACCCGTCATGCGGCCGACCTCGGCTACACCGTCACGGTGATCCACGACGCCTGCGCGACCCGTGATCTGGAATTCAACGGCCTCACCGTACCCGCGGCCCATGTCCACGCCGCGTTCATGTCGTCCCTGGGTTTCGCGTATGCCAGCGTGATCTCGGCTGACGAATTCCTGCGCAGCGGCGATTAATCCACAGCCCACCGGCCCATTTTCAGCTCGCGAAACAACTAGACAAACAATAGGCCCGTAGCGTTTTGGCGCTGCGGGCCTTTGTTATTGCGCGCGATGAAAAATCTCACGCGTGAGCTATTGAGAGCTTAAAAAATTGCCTGTAAGGTTTCTCACGCGTGAGTTTTCACAACGGGATCAGCACCATGAAAAGCAGCTCTCCAATGGGTACGCCTGTCGCGCCCGCGACCGATACAACACACCAAAAGGAAGAGCGCTCGAAACCGTCCGCGAAAAAACCATCGAGCTTTTACATGAAGCAGATGCGCGCGGGCCTGGGGGCCGCCGGTTATGTGAAACACGAGACTTGGGTGCTTCCTGAAAATCGAAGCCTGCTCAAGCAGATGGAGAAACAGCTACGCCAACCGATCCTGGCTGGCTCATTCATGTCGGAGAATTACATGAGCGCAGGTACTAACTGGAACATCGATCGCCTCAGCAGCGCACTTCAGGCTCTGGATGAAGTGGTCTCGAATGACATCACCCTCTCCCTCGTTCAAGGCTCCGAGTCCAGCATCAAGCTGGAAATGAACGATTTCGGTGGCTTGCCGATTTACATCGCAGTGGTTGGCGAGCAGATCATCGTTGACACCGTTCTGGTCGACGTCGAGTCCATCAACGACGTGCCAGCCTTCAATGACGCGGTGCTGCGCAGTCGTGAAATGTTCCCGCTGTCCTCGATCGGGATCGAGTCCATGCCCAACGGGCAAATTGTGTACAACATGTTTGGCTCGCTGAGTTCCGACTCCAGCCTGACCAACGTCGTGACCGAGGTCAAAACCCTGGTCGACAACGTGCAGCGCGCGAGCGAAGCCTTTGAACGTTTCTTCAATTAATTATTCGGGAATAGGGAATATCCAATGACTCAGTCCATCTGGAGCAAATTGTTCACCGCGCTGCGCGGCGGTGCCAACGAAGTCGGCGAATCGATCGTCGATCAACAGGCCCTGCGCATCCTCGACCAGGAAATTCGTGACGCAGACAGCGCACTCGCCAACGCCAAGCGTGAGCTGGTCACCATTATGGCGAAGCACAAACTCTCGGCCGACCGGGTCAGCGAGTACAACGCCAAGATCAAGGACCTGGAGTCCAAGGCCATGGCCGCGATCCAGGCCAACCGTGAAGACTTGGCAATGGAAGTGGCCGAAGCCATTTCGACCCTGACCAACGAACTCGATGTCGAGCAAAAGCAGGCCACCGAATTCGGCGGTTACGCTGACAACATGCGCAAAGACATCACCAAAGCCGAAAGCCGCATCAAAAGCCTGCGCCAGCAAGTGGACATGGCCAAGGCCCGCGAAAGCGTGCAGAAAGCACAGGTCAGCGCTTCGATTGCCAGTGGGGGCGCCAACGGCAAGCTGGAAACCGCCGTCGGTACGCTGAACCGCCTGCAAGCCAAGCAACAGCAACGCGCCGCCGAACTGGAGGCCCAGGACGAACTGGCCGAAGCGTCGACCGGTAACGACCTGGAGCGCAAGCTTCGCGAAGCCGGCATCACACCGGACCAGGGCAGCGCCAACGCGATCCTGGATCGCCTGAAGAAAAAATCGGCCGAGTAACAAACCAGGGCAATAGCGCAACAGGAAGGGCATTGATTGCCCTTCTTTGTTGTCGAGTCGAGGGCAAGGATGGATACCCTGAAAGGTTTCAAAACAATCGCAGGCGTGGCGATCTTCATGGTCGCAGTGCAACTGGTCAATGCGGCGACTGGCTACAGCCTTATCGCCTTCAGCCTGGTACCGAGAACCTTGCACGGATTGCCAGGGATTATTACCTCGCCCTTTTTGCATGCCTCCTTTGCACACCTGAGCGCTAACCTGATTGCCTTTTTGATCCTCGGTACGCTGGTCATTATCGAAGGACTTAACCGGTTCCTGGCCGTTAGCGCCATCATCATTCTGCTGGGCGGTGCGCTGGTCTGGCTGTTCGGTTTTTCCGGCGCGCACGTCGGTGCGAGCGGTTGGGTGTTCGGGCTGTGGGCGTACATTCTGTCGCGCGCCTGGTTCCAAAGAAGCTGGGGCAACCTGATCATGGCCGGTGGGGTGGCCGCGCTTTATGGCGGCCTGATTTTTGGCTTCCTTCCTCGCCAGGGCATTTCCTTCGAAGGACATATCGCGGGTGCGTTCGCCGGATTTATTGCAGCCAAAGTGCTTTTCTCTGCGCCGCGCAGCAGGTTTAATGCCGCCCGGTAACCCCACTTGAGCACTCATCGGCCAGGGCGGTTAGTCGCCAGGAATGAGAGCCCCCAAGGAATCAGGGACAACATGTCTATTTTCTTTTTATTGCGTATTGCCACCTCGCCCTTGAGGTGCAATGCCGAGCGCGCGCTGAAAATAGAACGCCAGTGCGCCCTCTTCAGTGAACACTCCGGCATCGCCTCCATTCGCCCCAAGGAACTCTCTCATGGGATGGTTTAAACAGTTGATGGGCCTTGAGGCCCCGCAAGCCAAAGGCAACGACATTGCACCGGTTATCGGTCCACTCGGTCTGGCCATGGGCAAAGGTGTGATGTTCGATACCACCCTGCGTTTGTTGCTCGACGAAAAAACCAGCGTGACCATCCCCGGCTCTCAACAAATATGGAGCGTCGGCACGATTGAACTCGGGCAGTCGACTTGGCTGTCGCGCTATTACATGAACGACGAAGACTACTGGCTGCAAGTGCATACCACTGGCGACATTGACGGCCAGGTCGAGTCGGTCATTCTGTTCAATTACCTCAGTTACGTGACCATCAGCAG is a window of Pseudomonas sp. DC1.2 DNA encoding:
- a CDS encoding rhomboid family intramembrane serine protease, giving the protein MDTLKGFKTIAGVAIFMVAVQLVNAATGYSLIAFSLVPRTLHGLPGIITSPFLHASFAHLSANLIAFLILGTLVIIEGLNRFLAVSAIIILLGGALVWLFGFSGAHVGASGWVFGLWAYILSRAWFQRSWGNLIMAGGVAALYGGLIFGFLPRQGISFEGHIAGAFAGFIAAKVLFSAPRSRFNAAR
- a CDS encoding DUF2491 family protein — protein: MGWFKQLMGLEAPQAKGNDIAPVIGPLGLAMGKGVMFDTTLRLLLDEKTSVTIPGSQQIWSVGTIELGQSTWLSRYYMNDEDYWLQVHTTGDIDGQVESVILFNYLSYVTISSEAELRRLAGPQSLIGLPSYHQNGVEYTREWGTENGQTELVALTEQLKNPDEAYSISHRSMLYARETGLTDRREFLLFSVEEDLEGTISLSTSLGISLYTTDLNTL
- a CDS encoding mechanosensitive ion channel family protein translates to MFKFKIARLMGMLLVLSSAGLQAATLPGVPASATAQAPAKPEPLVQGGLLGAISTSIDDVQDKLDLNENLVDAWRLRADRAADEVDKLVNQPSSRSTWSVAGDFLLLSGVWLGTFVVLTVLGGLFGKRLIQGRWLRTRQRSQDLIGYVLPYTLPALICLPLTLYASHFLQASVGRALALCFAYATSSGIFSTSMLLCVIVMFNTGHKRAAVRIIRDYGPRPLFLIGFLAALSDALTSPQIARQLGGNITSSVAVFTGLLASIIFGYVVIRLRRPVAHLIRNRPLAPRLKQPSLQESLRIFSGLWYWPILLMVLVSAINLIGVGEDNQKALRCALLTTVLLIATVFLSTIFQHVFKSRKAEAIQRSSAYKERFLSLLHALLRIVMAVAFIEILGRIWGISLFEFAEQNSVGRAISDSLSRIGLILLVTWLFWVVLDTAIQEALKPPLNKRSARQPSTRVKTILPLLRNAVKIILVVICAITTMANLGINVAPLLAGAGVVGLAIGFGSQQLVQDVITGLFIIIEDTLSIGDWVVLDSGHAGTVEGLTIRTLRLRDGKGFVHSVPFGQIKAVTNQSRQFAYAFFSVQFTYDTDVDKAIELIREAGDSIRDDAFLKYNLQGPLDVFGVDKMDLNGVVLTAQFRTVSGGQYAVSRAFNQRLKKLVDNSPWVHFAQTYPQQVLLPTRAVDESDGPAPQPSPVLLPDPPRTQ
- a CDS encoding PspA/IM30 family protein; the protein is MTQSIWSKLFTALRGGANEVGESIVDQQALRILDQEIRDADSALANAKRELVTIMAKHKLSADRVSEYNAKIKDLESKAMAAIQANREDLAMEVAEAISTLTNELDVEQKQATEFGGYADNMRKDITKAESRIKSLRQQVDMAKARESVQKAQVSASIASGGANGKLETAVGTLNRLQAKQQQRAAELEAQDELAEASTGNDLERKLREAGITPDQGSANAILDRLKKKSAE
- a CDS encoding GlxA family transcriptional regulator; translation: MDAQRAVAELGVLIYPGAQMAAVHGLTDLFAVANRIATEHQTAQLPLLRVSHWRVDGDQAPERVYDSHPGSDSVLVAVMIPPSIAGFSEGQAPQGLIRWLRQQHAQGAILGGVCVGSILLAESGLLDGRSATTHWSSAKAFAERYPAIKLKADTPIVDDGDLITTAGLMAWSELGLRMVNRLLGPSLATLTARFLVVEHSDSASQCGSHFSPILSHGDASILKTQHWLQSTGATEVSLAVMAQQAGLEERTFLRRFRAATGLKPTEYCQHLRVGKAREMLEFTNGTIDHIAWTVGYQDPSAFRAMFKKITGLSPNDYRTRFGVTAPASVAR
- a CDS encoding cysteine hydrolase family protein; translated protein: MAKQALIVVDIQNDYFPHGKWPLVGADAAADNAERIIQAFRQAGDAVLHIRHEFTSADAPFFTPGSEGAKLHRKVLNQADEPVVLKHFVNAFRETELKAMLDQQHIEHLVIVGSMSHMCIDGITRHAADLGYTVTVIHDACATRDLEFNGLTVPAAHVHAAFMSSLGFAYASVISADEFLRSGD
- a CDS encoding YjfI family protein; the encoded protein is MKQMRAGLGAAGYVKHETWVLPENRSLLKQMEKQLRQPILAGSFMSENYMSAGTNWNIDRLSSALQALDEVVSNDITLSLVQGSESSIKLEMNDFGGLPIYIAVVGEQIIVDTVLVDVESINDVPAFNDAVLRSREMFPLSSIGIESMPNGQIVYNMFGSLSSDSSLTNVVTEVKTLVDNVQRASEAFERFFN